TGCTGGAATATGTCTTTGACCTAAGGGACACTTCAGCTTAGTTCTAACGTCATGTCCCGAAAGTGTGACTGAGAATTGTTTATAAATACCATAAATCGTTTGGAGTTATTTTCTTTAAGTTTTCTTGGAATGAAAAGAGGAATTCTGATATATAATTGTGATAGTTTGTTAAAGAATCACAACTTAGTTTCCATTCAGGACCTGATGTTGATTCAACAAGATGAGTTGGATTTCTTGTGTCTATGTGGTCTAAGTcggcctgcgtgtgtgtgtgtgtgtgtgcgtgtgtgtgtgtgtgcgtggaccCCAGAAAGAACAGCCAACACTTGTGCTCGTGCTAATGGGGATACTATAAGACAGGTGGGACAGAAAGGGGCCCCTATaaaactttgcttttattttttttaccagtgtAAACCCGTCAGTACACTGAAGTGTCTCCTGTTTGCACCATCCAGGAGTGCTCTCCGTATGCCGCCCACCTCTATGATGCCGAGGACCCCTACACGCCTGTCAGAGAGCTGCCTGGCCTCTGCTTCGCCTACTGCTCCGAGTTCCACGGCAAATGTCGCCATGCGGTTAAATATTTAACCgggaaccagctgctgcaggacacGTCCGAGCGAGACGCGTCCACGTTCTGCAGCCTGGTCGACTTGTCCGACCGGGACTACTGCTACCCCAACGTCTTGAAGAGCCCCAACCTCAACAGCAACCTGGGAAGGGTGGCGGAGGACCCCAGAGGGTGTCTCCAGGTGTGCCTTACAGAGGTGGCCAACAACCTCAGGAACCCCGTGTTGATGCTCCACAGCAGCGACGGCACACATCGCATGTTCATCGCCGAGCAGGTGGGCTTTGTGTGGGTTTACCTGCGTGACGGCAGCCGGCTGGAGCAGCCCTTCCTGGACATGAGCGGGGAGGTGATGACGACGCCCTGGCTGGGGGACGAGAGGGGCTTCCTGGGCATGGCCTTCCACCCCGAGTACCGGGACAACGGGCGCTTCTTCATCTACTACTCGATCCAGGTCAACAGTGAGCGGGAGAACGTCAGAGTCAGTGAGATGAAGGTGTCTGCCCACGATATGAACATGGCCGATCCGTACTCAGAGAGGTaagctttttatgtttttattgcatCGAAGTGTTGCTGACGATGCATAAGTATGTATCTTTACTGTAATTACCCTTTGACTACACTGTCATACTTCCTCTGGGACGTGCACTCAACCTTGCACAGACATGTTCTGAGATAAATACTGTAAATCACTTCAGGGTCTGCTCAAGCTTTTCTTGGGGCCATGCGAGAAACGGTATACACTCAATTTAATGTGCAACAATTAAAAGAAAGCACATATCAAAAGTACGGAAAACCGTATAAGATATTAGGAATTTAAAGTCGCTGACGTTATTCTAATGCTCCCAAATACCAAAGTGCTATCGTACCCCAAATGTGGTCATTTATTATAAACTAAATAAGTTTGTGCTACACCAAAATATCCATAGTGAAGAGGTAACTCCTGGATGAATCATGACCTGAAGGCAGACTTAAGAATCATGAAAACCTGCAGATATGCATCACCTTTAGCAGATGAGATTGTTCTCAACTTGCCTCCTTTGTACGTTCAGAACCATCCTCGAGATCGTGGAGCCAGCCGCAAACCACAACGGAGGCCAGCTGCTGTTCGGTCTCGATGGATGTTTGTACATCTTCACGGGAGACGGTGGAAAAGCTGGCGATCCATTTGGGAAGTACGGCAACGCGCAGAACAAGTAAGCTGCTTCAGGTTTCTCCTCGTTACAGAGACAGTTCCTAACCTTTTTCTGTCTGAAGTAACAGCGGATGAACTCATGTACTCCTTCATCATCGACCCCCATCAGGTTCCAAATGCACTTTTAACAAAAACGACGTCGCTAAACTTTTCAtcaaatcgttttttttttttttttaatccagcgTGACAGAAGTGTCCTTTGTTGATCATGATGTGGATCCCCAACCCCCCCAAATAAAGGTTCACAAttgtcttcttttgtttgttttgagccGCCGCTTTCAAAAATCCTCAATACAAATTCTCATtacaaaataagaagaagaaaaaaaagattcctcCAAAGATTTGTAGCTACATTATGAAAACTAAATGTCGGTGTGCCACACAGATGTtcctcccctttttttgttttggctaTTAATaagcttttattttctgtatggTGACTTTCATGCAGGTGCTCTTCAATTCAGGCGTTTTccttgttttatgtgtgtggtGTATGAGATAATTTTCATGTGCAATAGTTAGCAATTATCTTTTTCCCCGACaatatatgtagatagatagatagatagatagattgtgGTTACAAGGTTGGGAATAACTCCACTAGAAAGTCACACCTGTTGCTGAATCCTATTTTCTTTCCTACCCAGGAGTACTCTGTTGGGAAAAGTGCTCCGCATTGATGTTGATGGAAGTGACTCCAGTGGGCAGCAGTACAGGATCCCCCCTGATAACCCATTCCTGCGTGACCCGGAGGCCCGTCCAGAGTTGTACGCATACGGGGTCAGGAACATGTGGCGCTGCTCTGTGGACCGCGGAGACTCGGTCAGCCGCTACGGCAGGGGCCGGATATTCTGTGGAGACGTGGGTCAAAACCGCTACGAGGAAATCAACATCATTGTGAAGGGAGGAAACTACGGATGGAGAGCCAAAGAGGGCTTTGAGTGCTATGATATTAAACTGTGCTACAACTCCTCCATGAGTGAGTATTTTCCTATTCATGGAATAAAAATCAAGAGCTATCTGTAATGCTTACTTCATACTTTCACCACCATGTTATTTCCGCCATAAAGTGACACGCTTTCAATCTAATTTTGATGCCtcagtttttttctctcccaccaCAGATGACATCCTCCCCATATTTGCATACAGCCATCATGTTGGGAAGTCTGTGACAGGGGGATATGTGTACAGAGGATGTGAGTCACCCAATCTGAACGGACTGTACATCTTTGGAGACTTCATGAGTGGGTAAGATTGTGTTGATCTCAGCCAAATAGAGTACTCCAACTGTTGTGGGAAGAAAACTGTTCAAGGGGGAAGGAACAGCATGTTTGCTCAGCTGttgcacatttttttatttattggaaaaaaaacatgcatttctGATGGAATTCAAAATACTTTAATTAAGTTTAACTGACTTACAATTTTACTTTTGTTCGACCATCTGTGTCGATCCACTGATAGATTGATATCCCTCATGTTTGTAAGCCAAATAGGAAGTTGAAGCCACCTGCTAGcttcttagcttagcataaagactggaaacagagggaaacagctagtaCAAATAAAAGCTAAAGCCACGCGCTcgtaatttaaaaaataaaaaagttttacAGAATGATATGCTGCACTGAACCCTCCTGAAAGGCTGGAGcatcttttcctgttttttcagaaacagaaacatccaCTCAGCAGTGACGTAGGTTACCGCAGGAAGCTAATCAAAAAGGTTATGAATAATGTGAATACTGGTACTCGTCGAGTCCATCGTAGCTGTGCTAagtttaaaaataactaaaaggGTTAGTTTGGATTCTTTGAAGTGGGGTTCAAACCATGTTTTGTGAGGTAAAGAAAGCAACCTCTCCCGTGGTTCTttggttttgttcttttgttttgtggAGAGTTCTAGTTAGTATATcatacaatacatacaacaCGGTCAACAGGCTTTTTTATTGGCGTTTACATCATCTTCACAATGTTAAAGTTCAGAGACAAATGATTGATTCCTGCCTTAAATGTGATAAACCATTGTTTTTGGTTGGTTATGACGCCGTTCGTGATTCTTGTTCCATGTCGCAGTCGAGTCATGGCGTTGGAGGAAGATAAACCAACAGGAAACTGGAAGGAGAGACGTGTTTGTATGGGGGAAACAAAGACCTGCTCATTTCCTGGACTCATCAATCACCACCACCAGTTCATCATCTCGTTTGCGGAGGATGAATCCGGTAACAGTGAATCTCACAGCCGTCTAGTTCTGCACCAATGAAACAGAACTCATGAGCCgttttccgttttttttttgtttcagggGAACTTTATTTTTTGGCCACCGCGTACCCCAGTGCCACGTCTCCTCATGGAACTGTTTTCAAATTCATGGACCCCTCCAGGTGAAGTATCGGACACAGcttacatttaacatttaacattttgccAAATGGAGATACAACAAATCATCAATGAAACATGGTGATAAGTGGGAAATGTTGTAATACTATTAATTTAAAGTAAAGACTTTTCCAGTCTCAAGATTTTCATTAAAGTCATGAAATCTGGATACAATTGGTAAATTAGTGAGTTTTCAGGCAGGTGTAATGGTTAAAAATGCTCTTCAACATGAGACAAAACTCTCTTAAGATAAGATCAAATAAATCATTGTGCCAGAGATTGATTTCAAAGATTACAACAGAAGAATAAGAGAAAACAATacagtaaaaatataaacatttaatagAGTAATATGTATTAAGTGCATCGGAATGAGTACTGACACAAGTGCAAATTAAAATagcaatatgatttaaaaactACACTACAACAGATATCAAAACTGGAATAATAGAAACTAAAGCAGAAGTTATATTGTGCATGATATTGAGAGTTATGAACATTCTGCATTGACTACAGTAATTTCTGCCTTTTCAAATCCACAAAAACTTGTAATTTGTTCTAATAAAGAGACATTTGTTGACCTTTGCAGGAGAGCTCCTCCAGGAAAATGTAAGCAGAAGCCGCTGCCTGTCAAAGTCAGGGGGAAAACGGTTCCTTTTGTGCCGCGAGAATGTAAGTCACGTCAGTTTACCTTTGAGTTTGTATCGCTTCATAAAAGTTTAATGAGTCGTTTTAATGACGTGCAGAAGCCATATGAAAGAGAAATTGGAAGACAAAGTGGAGCCTCTGAAATTGTACCTTGAACTATAATATTTCTTTTGGTTCAATCAAGGTGCactaaacataaacaacatgcacacaacaTATTATCAAGACATTTAAATTGATGTTGGAGGTTAGAGGAAGAAGACATCCGTTCTGGAAAGCTAACAAATTGCCTACactcatgttttcttttgcgGCGAAATTGTATAATCACACTTAGGTCTTATATAAAACTAGAAGAAGCAGTCTCCTATTTTACATCAAACAGACTTTAaatagaaagagacaaaaaaagaaacgcatTTCAAACATTCCggttgaatgtttttttttttttggagcatcGTTTTGAATCGAGGCGTATAAAAATGCAACATATGTGCAGAGTTGAGTAAAAATGGGTACTTACTTACTGACATCTGTGCAATTTCAGTGACTTTGCTGGACACGAATGAAAAACCGACCAGACCACCACCAAGAAAATTCAAACTCCCCACCAAACCAACGGTGACGAGGAGCAACGTCACGCCTACGACAGCCGCCGCCAGCGAGGCCACGACGGGCGCTGCCGTGAAGCCGAAATGGAAATCACTGGATAAGAAAGCGAGGAAGGTGAATAAGTTGCAActgtggaagaaaaagaaagtgctaaaaaaaaagcagcagctgGCTAAAGCACGAACGAAGAAGAAAGCCGTGAGACAGAAATCCAAAAAGACGACTGCGGTGATGAAAAGTAAAAACCAACGGGTAACGGAACTGCCAAAGCTGTTTTAAAAGAGACAACGGCCTGAAGCAAAGCACAATCCCCATGAGGAAGGTGGCTGCTTCAGTCGGAcatcagaaaaaacagcattGAGTTGAAAGAATCTGCCAAACAAAATCATTCCTTCATGAACAAAACTATCGCttacacgatgggaaaacgcatatattttcatgcgttttggcctttcatttacacaaaggttgtcaaacgtcacagtatgcgactaaaactgcttcacgtcatgtgagcgtccTATGTCCTATgttagtttacttaggctactgatcatggatggtgtcaaggtagtgctcatttgtgcgttaatgcaaacccttttggcctgtttggcatagttatgatggcgcccgggggcgtatttatgcgggttcatataaacagaaacttttttgaaaacaacCTTGTGTGTACAatgttatttttgaaaacggaggggcagaaatatttgtttctgtaaatacccggctatgtgtaaatgtggcctaaGACAAACTTTGAATGTGAGAAGGAACCGAACAATGCAAAACAAACTTCAGGGAAAGAGAAAGCAAGCGAAGGAAgcactttaaaatgtgtatttttgttatattttgtatatttttgtttgtgataCCAACTTCGTTGAATATCATGTTTTAAAGGaatggtttgacattttgggctATGCGCTTAttgattgataccactctcatgaaGCTGCCGGTTAGCTTGGAAGCTACTGAAGAAACATGGTGGTGAAGAGAAGCTCCATGAAGGGCTCTTTCTAAGCTaacaaaaatataacaattcttagtttcaggtcaTTTATACACTTCCAAAAACAAGgtgtgaatattatattccatttctgcaaaTAGATGCTCCTAAATGctgcacactggccctttaaagcTCATTAAAACGTCATTGCTAGTTTGTTTATTACATAAccaagctagctgtttcctcctAAGCTAACAGGTTGATCTTGGGAGCTTCGTGTTTACtctcaatcttctcatctaagcCAGaaagtaaatatgtttttttcaaaatgttgaaattaattaattaaactacTCCTTTAAAGTGCAAACCACAACTGTTGCTTTCAATCATGCATGTGACAACACTGTTTCCTTTACTTCTTATTTTTTGACCGTAGTAAAATCCTTGAGCCAACTTAATAACCACCCTGTCTGTATTTAAAGCATATCAAATAAGTTAGAAGGAAAAATAAGCAGAAAACTGGAAGCTTTCTGCCCAGTGCCGTTAAGTTAAATtgctgtacattttttttacaacacatGCAAGtgttaaaaagaaacaatagaaagtgtggtgtgtgtgtgtgtgtgtgtgtgtgtctctgcagctcTCTGTAATTAATCTACACACCATTGATCATAACTGCAACTGTGTTTGCATAATGACTGCTGTAAATGTAAAGACGACGTGCAGCTGTGCACCCAGAGGTCACACAAACGAGTTTTCTCTGCTGCCAATCTTGAGACATGCATTATGGGTTTCATGTTTACTGGAACGAGGccaacattacatttttgttcGGTTGTTTTGACTTTGGTGAAAGAAAAGTTCATGACATGACGTAACACACATTTCATAACAGCACGACGTGACACTAACATACAGTACCATGTATACCATAACATGACACAATGTTGTCATATGATGTCATATTTTAAGGTAGATAACATTTAGCATGATAATAGCATTTTTCGACAAATATGACAAGTCATGAAAACTTATGTTAAAGATTTCAAACAATTGAAGTTATATCATCTATTGTAAAATGACACAAATTTACTATAAGATACGATATCATACCATGACATGGCATACATTTACCATAACATGGCTTATACATTTACTATTATACCATATTATAACATGACAAAACTTTAACATATGATAATATACACATGACATGACATACACTTACCATAAGATACTATATCATACCATGACATGGCATAAATGTACTATTATACCATATCATGACATAACTTTAATGCATCATAATATACAGAATACTTACTCTAACATACTACCATGAAACGGCATACATGTACTACTCCATGCTAGGGCATGGCATGACAGTAATATACATTGAAATGACATATCATATCGTAACTGTACCATGTATGCCATTGCATGCCATTATAAACTACATCTTAACATGACATGGCATAAATGACATATCGTTACATAACATTAATACACGATGACATGACATGAACTTACCTTTCCATATcgtgaaatgaaaaagaagacaaCAGCAGCTCCATAAAAGAAACAATCTTCATCTGCTCGTTTTATTATCAGCTCCCTTTCACAGTTAAAGGGTATTCTTGTTTAAAACCAAAGTAGTAGTATGAAAAAagagtttatttgtttatttatacgCCTCTGGACAAATAAAGTAACGCTAGTTTGGAAACTTCCGGGGCCCTGGTAGGACCCCACATGGAGCACCTCACCACTTTAATGTCCCGAAACACATCTGCAAATGCACAACAACATAAAGTATGGTGATGAGAAACAGAAGGGTCTAGATTTGTAGTTCGGAAGACATCCAGGGCTGCACTCAGATTTAATGTAAGTCTACCATGTGTCCTCTACATGGTTAAAGTGTATGTTGAAGTTCTTTTAACTCAAGACCTTCACAAATTACAGACCTACATAACTACTCATTTGTGCTAAAACatctgcaatttaaaaaaaaaactaaaaagcgCTGCTTGGGTTCTGGGACCTTTGACTTCATGTTTTAACACATagattgacaaaaaaaaaaacagaacagtttCCTCTCCAGTTAAAGACACGACGGCTCCATTAGCCGTTTGTCTTCACCTGCGGCGGTTTAGATGGAGGGGCCGGCCCTTTGAAGGGCACTTAGCTCCTCTAAAGAGGATGTTTAAAGGTTTCAGTGTTTTATCATTTTTGTTAAATTCCTCGCAGTAATGTTGACATGCAACAACGCTTGACGTAGAGATCATACACATCCTTTTTgagcctttttaattttttttt
The genomic region above belongs to Cyclopterus lumpus isolate fCycLum1 chromosome 22, fCycLum1.pri, whole genome shotgun sequence and contains:
- the hhipl2 gene encoding HHIP-like protein 2, which codes for MLLVVVRPLSAHPQCLDFEPPFKPPWHLEFCTQYELFGCCDQNTDNTIAERYWDIVDQLDASGHELCEDMLKEIMCQECSPYAAHLYDAEDPYTPVRELPGLCFAYCSEFHGKCRHAVKYLTGNQLLQDTSERDASTFCSLVDLSDRDYCYPNVLKSPNLNSNLGRVAEDPRGCLQVCLTEVANNLRNPVLMLHSSDGTHRMFIAEQVGFVWVYLRDGSRLEQPFLDMSGEVMTTPWLGDERGFLGMAFHPEYRDNGRFFIYYSIQVNSERENVRVSEMKVSAHDMNMADPYSERTILEIVEPAANHNGGQLLFGLDGCLYIFTGDGGKAGDPFGKYGNAQNKSTLLGKVLRIDVDGSDSSGQQYRIPPDNPFLRDPEARPELYAYGVRNMWRCSVDRGDSVSRYGRGRIFCGDVGQNRYEEINIIVKGGNYGWRAKEGFECYDIKLCYNSSMNDILPIFAYSHHVGKSVTGGYVYRGCESPNLNGLYIFGDFMSGRVMALEEDKPTGNWKERRVCMGETKTCSFPGLINHHHQFIISFAEDESGELYFLATAYPSATSPHGTVFKFMDPSRRAPPGKCKQKPLPVKVRGKTVPFVPRELTLLDTNEKPTRPPPRKFKLPTKPTVTRSNVTPTTAAASEATTGAAVKPKWKSLDKKARKVNKLQLWKKKKVLKKKQQLAKARTKKKAVRQKSKKTTAVMKSKNQRVTELPKLF